From a region of the Panicum virgatum strain AP13 chromosome 2K, P.virgatum_v5, whole genome shotgun sequence genome:
- the LOC120695231 gene encoding uncharacterized protein LOC120695231, with protein MAKKVVAESKEEPIEEAVTATSPSPSSSPSGYGGARIDLVPPATTTRPASADASFELVTFPSLCGPQSSRLPILELHRMDSFELNVKRETSRFGQNGKKYYLGGLDFKIVGYSYWTFEQLCKAFCDEYAWGSDDDVEIQYYDKVENKFVQVSSDAELTLMFVKNMEDRSIILQNEVVIRTRAQCNPNHPVTANTSVQSQASCNKSQPSSTTSEHVRSQASGSTVQDVIVEESLPDQLVSCDNDERLYADLVDRTNIEGCDELITQFQETDDEEKEENNEMGLGELVGDEDLPVIHYDKDNPSLDEGSTFPSMDDCRIALATYCIRGEFDFVIDKSEPGRLTVHCAYNRCRWRMHASPMRNSTIIQVKVNPFPHTCPSAERKASVKVAKSRWCADVMLNWVRENPCIGTAALVRKIYETYGIQVPYMRVFYGKEMALDRINGPWKDSFKLVYTFKAEVEKACPASVVEIDRHTVQYKVKGKTMEKECFSRVFVCFKACWKGFLDGYRPYLAVDATALNGRFRGQLVAATAIDAHNWLFPVAYGVLEAESTESWKWFLQNLRHMIGFPNGLDIHTDACKGLEIAVDHVFPGVEHRECMRHLVANFGKLFKGKLYDDNLWPSSLTYSSKKHMYHLRQMFTKQEVKDFLEKDHPKIWARSKFNEICKVDYVNNNLAELFNAWIRKVKGLNLVDMLDKIRQMLMAKFSLRQKIAAEKFIFENDTD; from the exons ATGGCCAAGAAGGTTGTGGCCGAGAGCAAGGAGGAGCCCATAGAGGAAGCCGTCACCGCTACCTCTCCGTCGCCGTCTTCGTCTCCCAGCGGCTACGGCGGCGCCCGCATCGACCTCGTGCCGCCGGCAACCACCACGCGTCCAGCAAGTGCCGACGCCAGCTTTGAGCTTGTGACGTTCCCCAGTCTGTGTGGTCCTCAATCCAGCCGTCTGCCGATATTG GAATTACATAGGATGGATTCATTTGAGCTGAATGTCAAAAGGGAAACAAGCAGATTTGGACAGAATGGTAAAAAGTATTATCTTGGTGGCCTTGATTTTAAAATTGTTGGATATAGCTATTGGACATTTGAGCAattatgcaaggctttttgtgATGAGTATGCTTGGGGTAGTGATGATGACGTAGAAATCCAATACTATGACAAGGTTGAGAATAAGTTTGTCCAAGTTAGTTCCGATGCAGAGTTAACTCTTATGTTTGTGAAGAATATGGAGGATAGGTCAATAATTTTGCAGAATGAAGTTGTTATCAGAACAAGAGCACAATGTAATCCTAACCATCCTGTCACTGCCAATACATCAGTGCAATCCCAAGCTTCTTGCAATAAAAGTCAGCCTAGCAGTACTACAAGTGAGCATGTGAGGTCTCAAGCTTCTGGTAGTACTGTGCAGGACGTTATAGTAGAAGAAAGCTTACCTGATCAGTTAGTTTCTTGTGACAATGATGAGAGGCTTTATGCAGATCTAGTTGATAGGACCAACATAGAAGGTTGTGATGAATTAATTACTCAATTTCAAGAAACTGATGATGAAGAGAAGGAGGAGAACAATGAAATGGGTTTGGGTGAGCTTGTAGGTGATGAAGACCTACCAGTGATTCATTATGACAAAGATAATCCATCTCTAGATGAAGGCAGCACATTCCCATCAATGGATGATTGTAGGATTGCACTTGCTACTTATTGTATTCGGGGTGAATTTGATTTTGTGATTGACAAGAGTGAGCCAGGTAGATTGACAGTGCACTGTGCATACAATAGGTGTAGATGGAGGATGCATGCCTCCCCTATGAGGAATAGCACAATTATTCAGGTTAAAGTGAACCCGTTTCCTCACACATGTCCAAGTGCTGAGAGAAAAGCCTCAGTTAAGGTAGCTAAGAGCAGATGGTGCGCCGATGTAATGCTGAATTGGGTTAGGGAGAACCCTTGCATTGGTACAGCTGCATTGGTAAGGAAAATCTATGAGACATATGGTATTCAGGTGCCTTACATGAGGGTGTTCTATGGTAAGGAAATGGCTCTTGACCGAATTAATGGTCCGTGGAAGGATAGTTTCAAGTTGGTGTACACATTCAAAGCAGAGGTAGAGAAGGCATGTCCAGCAAGTGTTGTAGAAATAGATAGGCACACAGTGCAATACAAGGTGAAAGGAAAGACTATGGAAAAGGAGTGCTTTAGTAGGGTGTTTGTTTGCTTCAAGGCATGTTGGAAGGGATTTCTTGACGGTTATAGGCCGTACTTGGCAGTGGACGCAACCGCTTTGAATGGGAGGTTTAGAGGTCAGTTAGTCGCTGCTACTGCTATTGATGCACATAACTGGCTATTTCCGGTAGCTTATGGAGTGTTGGAGGCAGAATCAACTGAGAGTTGGAAATGGTTTCTCCAGAACTTGCGGCATATGATAGGGTTTCCAAATGGGTTGGACATACACACAGATGCTTGCAAAGGCCTGGAAATTGCAGTTGATCATGTGTTCCCTGGAGTGGAGCATAGAGAATGTATGCGGCACCTTGTTGCTAATTTTGGGAAACTGTTTAAAGGAAAACTGTATGATGACAACCTATGGCCATCATCTTTGACATATAGCTCAAAGAAGCATATGTACCACCTAAGGCAAATGTTCACAAAGCAAGAAGTGAAGGACTTCCTAGAGAAGGATCACCCCAAGATTTGGGCTAGAAGCAAATTCAATGAAATCTGCAAGGTTGACTATGTCAACAATAACCTTGCAGAGTTGTTCAATGCATGGATTAGGAAAGTCAAGGGGTTAAATTTGGTGGATATGTTGGATAAGATCAGGCAAATGCTGATGGCCAAGTTTTCCTTGCGTCAAAAAATTGCAGCTGAAAAATTT ATCTTTGAAAATGACACTGATTAA